The following proteins are co-located in the Deinococcus metallilatus genome:
- a CDS encoding ComEA family DNA-binding protein, whose protein sequence is MFPSERRWTLLLAGALLVVAGLTLGPAFFPAAQAPAVTRVDLPPPAQVQAAMPEYPTTVSVRPLISGRVNLNSASLEQLEALPKVGPSLAARIVAGRPYRSLADLDRVKGVGPAILQALTPLVTF, encoded by the coding sequence GTGTTCCCCTCAGAACGCCGCTGGACGTTGCTCCTCGCAGGCGCCCTGCTGGTCGTGGCGGGACTGACGCTCGGCCCGGCCTTCTTCCCGGCGGCCCAGGCGCCCGCCGTCACGCGGGTGGACCTGCCACCGCCCGCACAGGTTCAGGCGGCCATGCCCGAGTACCCCACCACTGTCAGCGTGCGGCCGCTGATTTCCGGCCGGGTCAACCTGAATTCCGCCAGCCTCGAACAGTTGGAGGCCCTGCCGAAAGTCGGCCCCTCCCTCGCCGCCCGCATCGTGGCGGGGAGGCCTTACCGCAGCCTCGCGGACCTGGACCGGGTCAAGGGCGTCGGTCCCGCCATCCTCCAGGCGCTCACCCCCCTCGTGACCTTCTGA